A genome region from Arachis duranensis cultivar V14167 chromosome 6, aradu.V14167.gnm2.J7QH, whole genome shotgun sequence includes the following:
- the LOC107493078 gene encoding uncharacterized protein LOC107493078 yields the protein MEESIKNMIVVGVVSWSSAFLVTRRILQKRSFDFSNRVISTIHAILAVTLASISVQDWKCPICPVASNSSLTQMQVLAVSVSYLIYDLVCCLFGERVSMDNTIHHLVSILGLGAGLCYQKCGSEMVACVWITEMSSPFLHLRELLKELGYRDTPLNLAADLLFAAIFTFARMVAGPYLTYVTLSANNPFLIKATAFGLQLVSAFWFYKILRMVKYKLTKKKSTSINGTNHVNGIK from the exons atggaagAATCAATTAAGAACAtgattgttgttggagttgtttcATGGTCATCAGCATTTCTTGTTACAAGGAGGATCCTTCAGAAGCGTTCTTTTGATTTCAGCAACAGAGTTATCTCAACAATTCATGCAATTTTGGCAGTCACGTTGGCTTCAATCTCTGTTCAAGATTGGAAATGTCCAATATGCCCTGTAGCTTCAAATTCTTCTCTTACACAG ATGCAAGTTCTGGCAGTGAGCGTTTCATATCTGATATATGATTTGGTGTGTTGTCTGTTTGGTGAAAGAGTGAGTATGGACAACACCATCCACCATTTGGTTAGCATTCTTGGACTTGGAGCAGGTCTTTGCTATCAAAAG TGTGGTTCAGAGATGGTGGCATGTGTTTGGATAACAGAGATGTCAAGTCCTTTCTTGCATTTGAGGGAGCTTCTCAAGGAACTTGGTTATAGGGACACTCCTCTTAATTTGGCTGCTGAT CTTCTGTTTGCTGCCATATTTACATTTGCAAGGATGGTGGCTGGACCCTATCTCACCTATGTCACTTTATCTGCCAATAATCCATTTCTCATCAAG GCTACGGCATTCGGTTTGCAGCTAGTAAGTGCATTCTGGTTTTACAAAATCCTAAGAATGGTGAAATACAAATTGACTAAGAAGAAATCTACATCTATAAATGGCACCAACCATGTCAACGGTATAAAGTAG
- the LOC107493114 gene encoding 26S proteasome regulatory subunit 10B homolog A isoform X1 has protein sequence MTDAEDAVRRRNAVADYRKKLLQHKELESRVRSVRENLRASKKEFNKTEDDLKSLQSVGQIIGEVLRPLDNERLIVKASSGPRYVVGCRSKVDKEKLTSGTRVVLDMTTLTIMRALPREVDPVVYNMLHEDPGNVSYSAVGGLSDQIRELRESIELPLMNPELFLRVGIKPPKGVLLYGPPGTGKTLLARAIASNIDANFLKVVSSAIIDKYIGESARLIREMFGYARDHQPCIIFMDEIDAIGGRRFSEGTSADREIQRTLMELLNQLDGFDQLGKQFRRIKNFILAFYLLVVALWRYSWIKPVEHVRYDSNVKMIMATNRPDVLDPALLRPGRLDRKIEIPLPNELSRMEILKIHAAGIAKHGEIDYEAVVKLAEGFNGADLRNVCTEAGMSAIRAERDYVIHEDFMKAVRKLNEAKKLESRDIRVVHDLNKKYASCNLFCIDFLTVCIL, from the exons ATGACAGACGCTGAAGACGCCGTAAGACGTCGTAACGCAGTGGCGGATTATCGAAAGAAGCTCCTCCAGCacaaggaattggaatccagAGTTCGATCAG TGAGAGAGAATTTGCGAGCTTCGAAGAAAGAGTTCAATAAAACGGAGGATGACTTGAAGTCTCTTCAAAGTGTTGGCCAGATCATTGGGGAAGTTCTCAGGCCTCTTGACAATGAACgct TGATTGTTAAAGCAAGCAGCGGACCAAGGTATGTGGTAGGATGCCGGAGTAAAGTTGATAAGGAAAAATTGACTTCCGGTACACgagtggttcttgatatgacaACACTCACCATAATGCGAGCTCTTCCACGTGAA GTTGATCCAGTTGTTTACAATATGCTGCACGAGGATCCCGGTAATGTGAGTTATTCCGCTGTTGGTGGTCTCTCTGATCAGATAAGGGAATTGAGGGAATCAATTGAATTACCTCTGATGAATCCAGAACTTTTTCTTCGTGTTGGAATTAAACCTCCTAAG GGTGTTCTCCTTTATGGGCCTCCTGGTACGGGTAAAACACTGTTAGCTAGGGCAATTGCCAGTAATATCGATGCTAATTTCTTGAAG GTTGTTTCAAGTGCCATAATTGATAAGTACATTGGAGAAAGTGCAAGGTTGATACGAGAAATGTTTGGGTATGCACGTGATCACCAG CCCTGCATCATTTTTATGGATGAGATCGATGCCATTGGTGGACGCCGTTTTAGTGAGGGAACAAGTGCTGATCGTGAGATTCAGAGAACACTGATGGAGTTGCTTAATCAACTAGATGGATTTGATCAACTTGGGAAG CAATTTAGAAGGATTAAAAACTTTATCTTGGCGTTTTATTTGTTGGTTGTGGCCTTGTGGAGGTATAGTTGGATAAAGCCTGTAGAACATGTGAGATATGATTCAAAT GTTAAAATGATAATGGCAACGAACAGACCTGATGTACTGGACCCTGCTCTTCTACGTCCTGGAAGGTTGGATAGGAAAATAGAAATTCCATTGCCAAATGAACTATCGAGGATGGAAATTCTCAAGATTCATGCTGCTGGGATTGCTAAGCATGGTGAAATAGACTATGAAGCTGTTGTGAAGCTTGCAGAG GGCTTTAATGGGGCCGATCTTCGAAATGTCTGCACGGAAGCTGGAATGTCCGCAATTCGTGCAGAGCGCGACTATGTGATCCATGAAGattttatgaag GCTGTTCGAAAACTGAATGAAGCTAAGAAGCTTGAATCCAGGGATATCCGGGTAGTGCATGATTTGAACAAGAAATATGCATCATGCAATCTGTTTTGCATTGACTTTCTCACAGtttgtattttataa
- the LOC107493114 gene encoding 26S proteasome regulatory subunit 10B homolog A isoform X2: protein MTDAEDAVRRRNAVADYRKKLLQHKELESRVRSVRENLRASKKEFNKTEDDLKSLQSVGQIIGEVLRPLDNERLIVKASSGPRYVVGCRSKVDKEKLTSGTRVVLDMTTLTIMRALPREVDPVVYNMLHEDPGNVSYSAVGGLSDQIRELRESIELPLMNPELFLRVGIKPPKGVLLYGPPGTGKTLLARAIASNIDANFLKVVSSAIIDKYIGESARLIREMFGYARDHQPCIIFMDEIDAIGGRRFSEGTSADREIQRTLMELLNQLDGFDQLGKVKMIMATNRPDVLDPALLRPGRLDRKIEIPLPNELSRMEILKIHAAGIAKHGEIDYEAVVKLAEGFNGADLRNVCTEAGMSAIRAERDYVIHEDFMKAVRKLNEAKKLESRDIRVVHDLNKKYASCNLFCIDFLTVCIL from the exons ATGACAGACGCTGAAGACGCCGTAAGACGTCGTAACGCAGTGGCGGATTATCGAAAGAAGCTCCTCCAGCacaaggaattggaatccagAGTTCGATCAG TGAGAGAGAATTTGCGAGCTTCGAAGAAAGAGTTCAATAAAACGGAGGATGACTTGAAGTCTCTTCAAAGTGTTGGCCAGATCATTGGGGAAGTTCTCAGGCCTCTTGACAATGAACgct TGATTGTTAAAGCAAGCAGCGGACCAAGGTATGTGGTAGGATGCCGGAGTAAAGTTGATAAGGAAAAATTGACTTCCGGTACACgagtggttcttgatatgacaACACTCACCATAATGCGAGCTCTTCCACGTGAA GTTGATCCAGTTGTTTACAATATGCTGCACGAGGATCCCGGTAATGTGAGTTATTCCGCTGTTGGTGGTCTCTCTGATCAGATAAGGGAATTGAGGGAATCAATTGAATTACCTCTGATGAATCCAGAACTTTTTCTTCGTGTTGGAATTAAACCTCCTAAG GGTGTTCTCCTTTATGGGCCTCCTGGTACGGGTAAAACACTGTTAGCTAGGGCAATTGCCAGTAATATCGATGCTAATTTCTTGAAG GTTGTTTCAAGTGCCATAATTGATAAGTACATTGGAGAAAGTGCAAGGTTGATACGAGAAATGTTTGGGTATGCACGTGATCACCAG CCCTGCATCATTTTTATGGATGAGATCGATGCCATTGGTGGACGCCGTTTTAGTGAGGGAACAAGTGCTGATCGTGAGATTCAGAGAACACTGATGGAGTTGCTTAATCAACTAGATGGATTTGATCAACTTGGGAAG GTTAAAATGATAATGGCAACGAACAGACCTGATGTACTGGACCCTGCTCTTCTACGTCCTGGAAGGTTGGATAGGAAAATAGAAATTCCATTGCCAAATGAACTATCGAGGATGGAAATTCTCAAGATTCATGCTGCTGGGATTGCTAAGCATGGTGAAATAGACTATGAAGCTGTTGTGAAGCTTGCAGAG GGCTTTAATGGGGCCGATCTTCGAAATGTCTGCACGGAAGCTGGAATGTCCGCAATTCGTGCAGAGCGCGACTATGTGATCCATGAAGattttatgaag GCTGTTCGAAAACTGAATGAAGCTAAGAAGCTTGAATCCAGGGATATCCGGGTAGTGCATGATTTGAACAAGAAATATGCATCATGCAATCTGTTTTGCATTGACTTTCTCACAGtttgtattttataa
- the LOC107493042 gene encoding uncharacterized protein LOC107493042, whose amino-acid sequence MDDRVVLKIYYYGQILLQTYEGVQFVCENPLDVVIPFTLSFEELKGVICEKIGTQRCRRISCILYRYPLHVFGGFVQFQTKYVMDEASMQEMFSMYMENRHRISCIELYIEFEQSEANCNIELEDYNSESEDEFESNYEIVGPGEDEEEAVGAMNADVAEVANALTNPHPFQEPSFMRSLDLGAMHAPEFPQYMNTAPPVVADGEFTVGMEFSSREAVIKAMKDYTIRRGVDYWVYESEPTTFYAKCIEYGNGCDWLIRVTKMQKKYCWEIRRYNGSHTCTRSTISQDHSKLDSKIVAEAIKPLVEVDPSIKVKSVIADIQSKFNYTISYRKAWLAKQQAVESIFGSWEASYEALPIWFEAMCHKEPSAVVHFETMPAYQGDDLVPDIRVLHRVFWSYYPCIRAFRHCKPVVQVDGTHLYGKYKGCLLVAVSQDGNNNIVPIAFAIVEGETSDAWHFFLSNLRQHVVTRDGVGLISDRHDSIRSAIERSNGAWSPPRAFHMFCIRHIESNFLRKFKAPYLQKLIVNIGYSRTTKEYQMRYERLKERGEAYTNWLDRIPREQYALAFDGGYRWGHMTTNLVECINSVLKGARNLPVTALVKATFYRLNELFTRKRAEAEARISAGLIFSEMVTTKLNANQRASGNIQLSCFDRENEVFEVREMPSGVEYAVDLRHYRCDCGEFQVDRIPCRHVFACCANQRLDWKVFVNDVYKMDQIRRVYRARFRPLGNPATWPAYHGPRFVGNPFLRRVSKGRPKMTRFLNEMDTRMLRRPRRCKQCGAEGHSRSRCRQSGGPSAGPTE is encoded by the exons ATGGATGATAGAGTTGTATTGAAGATTTATTACTACGGACAGATCTTGTTACAAACATATGAGGGAGTTCAATTTGTGTGTGAAAATCCATTAGATGTTGTTATTCCGTTCACATTGTCATTTGAGGAGTTGAAAGgtgtgatttgtgagaagatagGCACGCAAAGATGTAGGAGAATATCGTGTATTTTGTACAGGTATCCTTTACATGTGTTTGGCGGGTTTGTTCAATTTCAAACCAAGTATGTGATGGACGAAGCGAGTATGCAGGAAATGTTTTCAATGTACATGGAAAATCGCCACCGAATATCGTGCATCGAGTTATATATTGAGTTTGAGCAATCTGAAGCGAACTGTAACATTGAGTTGGAAGATTATAATAGTGAAAGCgaagatgaatttgaaagtAACTATGAGATCGTCGGTCCAGGTGAGGACGAAGAAGAAGCTGTTGGCGCAATGAACGCAGATGTGGCGGAAGTTGCAAATGCACTAACAAACCCGCATCCGTTTCAAGAGCCTTCTTTCATGCGGTCGTTGGATTTGGGGGCTATGCACGCACCGGAGTTTCCGCAATATATGAATACAG CCCCTCCTGTTGTGGCGGATGGTGAGTTCACAGTGGGGATGGAATTCAGCTCAAGGGAGGCAGTAATCAAGGCAATGAAAGATTATACCATCCGGAGAGGTGTGGACTATTGGGTATATGAGTCGGAACCGACGACATTCTATGCCAAATGTATAGAATATGGGAATGGTTGTGACTGGTTGATCCGGGTAACCAAAATGCAGAAGAAGTACTGTTGGGAGATAAGGAGGTACAATGGAAGTCATACTTGTACCAGGTCTACTATTTCTCAAGACCATTCGAAGCTGGATTCCAAGATAGTTGCAGAAGCAATAAAGCCGTTGGTAGAGGTTGACCCGTCTATAAAGGTAAAATCTGTAATTGCTGATATCCAGTCAAAGTTTAACTACACCATCAGTTATCGCAAGGCTTGGTTAGCAAAGCAGCAGGCGGTCGAATCAATTTTTGGAAGTTGGGAAGCATCGTATGAAGCTTTGCCGATATGGTTTGAGGCCATGTGCCACAAAGAGCCATCAGCAGTGGTTCACTTTGAAACAATGCCAGCTTACCAGGGGGATGATTTGGTTCCTGATATACGTGTTCTACATAGAGTCTTCTGGAGTTATTACCCCTGTATAAGGGCCTTCAGACACTGCAAGCCAGTGGTGCAGGTGGACGGGACTCATTTGTATGGAAAATACAAGGGTTGTTTATTGGTTGCAGTGTCACAAGATGGTAATAACAACATCGTGCCTATTGCATTTGCcatagtggagggagagactTCTGATGCATGGCACTTTTTTCTGAGCAACCTGCGTCAACATGTGGTGACCCGTGATGGTGTCGGACTAATCTCCGATCGACACGATTCGATTAGGTCAGCTATTGAACGAAGTAATGGGGCGTGGTCTCCTCCAAGAGCTTTCCATATGTTTTGTATCAGGCATATTGAGTCCAACTTCTTGAGGAAGTTCAAAGCACCTTACCTGCAGAAGCTTATCGTCAACATTG GATATTCAAGGACGACCAAGGAGTACCAGATGCGCTATGAACGATTAAAGGAACGGGGTGAGGCTTACACCAATTGGCTTGATCGGATCCCTCGTGAGCAATATGCTTTGGCATTTGATGGTGGTTACCGATGGGGTCATATGACCACCAATCTTGTGGAATGTATCAACTCCGTCTTAAAGGGTGCACGCAATCTCCCAGTCACTGCACTTGTTAAGGCGACATTTTACAGGCTGAATGAGTTGTTCACTAGGAAAAGAGCTGAGGCTGAAGCCCGAATCAGTGCTGGACTTATATTCTCTGAGATGGTGACAACCAAGCTGAATGCAAATCAACGAGCATCAGGTAACATACAGCTTAGCTGTTTTGATAGAGAAAATGAAGTCTTCGAAGTACGCGAGATGCCTAGTGGGGTAGAGTATGCAGTTGACCTGCGCCACTATCGGTGTGACTGTGGTGAATTCCAGGTTGACCGAATTCCGTGTAGGCACGTGTTTGCGTGTTGTGCAAATCAGAGGTTGGATTGGAAAGTGTTCGTTAATGACGTTTACAAGATGGACCAAATTCGAAGAGTATACAGGGCTAGGTTTCGACCACTGGGAAATCCGGCAACGTGGCCTGCTTATCATGGACCTAGATTCGTTGGAAACCCGTTCCTCAGACGGGTTTCCAAGGGCCGGCCGAAGATGACCCGCttcttgaatgagatggacACTCGTATGTTGCGTCGCCCGAGGCGATGCAAGCAATGCGGTGCCGAGGGCCATAGTCGCAGTAGATGTCGTCAAAGTGGTGGACCGAGTGCAGGTCCAACCGAATAG